One genomic segment of Arcobacter lacus includes these proteins:
- a CDS encoding DUF4198 domain-containing protein produces MKKTIFSFFVAAAIANAHFLTTISSTDNVNDKKEANIKIDAMFIHPFEQTGMTMEKPVGIYLESTKNALPLTQTKKFDHKAWATNYEIKKPGVYKFFVEPQPYFEPAEEKYISHVPKIIVSAFGVEDGWDEPLGLKYEIIPMVKPFALYSGNLFQGKVLHDGKPASNVEVEVELYNEFGLKAPSDAHITQVVKTDDNGVFSFVMNHKGWWGFAALIEEGEKDFEGKKYPIENGALLWIKAY; encoded by the coding sequence ATGAAAAAGACAATATTTTCTTTTTTTGTTGCTGCTGCTATTGCAAATGCACACTTTTTAACAACAATTTCAAGTACAGATAATGTAAATGATAAAAAAGAGGCAAATATCAAAATAGATGCTATGTTTATTCATCCATTTGAACAAACTGGTATGACTATGGAAAAACCAGTTGGTATTTATTTAGAATCAACAAAAAATGCTTTACCTTTAACTCAAACAAAAAAGTTTGATCATAAAGCTTGGGCTACAAATTATGAGATTAAAAAACCAGGTGTTTATAAATTTTTTGTTGAACCACAACCATATTTTGAACCAGCAGAAGAAAAATATATTTCTCATGTTCCAAAAATAATAGTTAGTGCTTTTGGAGTTGAAGATGGTTGGGATGAGCCATTAGGTTTAAAATATGAGATTATTCCTATGGTAAAACCTTTTGCTTTATATTCTGGAAATCTTTTTCAAGGAAAAGTTTTACATGATGGAAAACCAGCATCAAATGTAGAAGTGGAAGTTGAATTATATAATGAATTTGGACTAAAAGCTCCAAGTGATGCTCATATAACACAAGTTGTAAAAACTGATGACAATGGAGTTTTTTCATTTGTTATGAATCACAAAGGTTGGTGGGGATTTGCAGCACTAATTGAAGAAGGTGAAAAAGATTTTGAAGGTAA